In Populus alba chromosome 1, ASM523922v2, whole genome shotgun sequence, a single window of DNA contains:
- the LOC118060977 gene encoding F-box protein At1g67340, protein MRTRRGISYPRRGVAVNACNTAAEKRTSSTNYKRGKPDFTAGEYMVCRKRNRLVSTGKKGETDLFDSLPDDLVISILCKLSSSASCPSDFINVLITCRRLNGLGLHSLVLSKASPKSFAIKANNWSDSAHRFLKLCADAGNAEACYTLGMIRFYCLQNRGSGASLMAKAAISSHAPALYSLAVIQFNGSGGSKSDKDLRAGVALCARAAFLGHIDALRELGHCLQDGYGVRQNVTEGRRFLVQANARELAAVLSNPNSGLPTRAWLTWNPHAHPNHRHPSENGPSGCPLLSDFGCNVPAPEAHPASRFMTDWFAIRGGSAGSGLRLCSHTGCGRPETRKHEFRRCSVCGAVNYCSRACQALDWKLRHKEDCAPVERWVDEDGEGGDDAGGVGGGDGDDVMVES, encoded by the exons ATGAGAACAAGGAGAGGGATTTCTTATCCTAGAAGAGGAGTAGCAGTAAACGCTTGTAATACTGCAGCGGAGAAGAGGACATCGTCAACTAATTATAAGAGGGGGAAACCTGATTTTACCGCCGGAGAATATATGGTTTGCCGGAAAAGGAATCGATTGGTCTCGACGGGGAAAAAAGGAGAGACTGACTTGTTTGATTCTTTACCCGATGATCTTGTCATTTCTATCCTCTGCAAGCTTAGCTCTTCTGCTTCTTGCCCCTCCGATTTCATTAACGTTTTAATTAC GTGCAGGAGATTAAATGGATTAGGCCTTCATTCACTAGTATTATCCAAAGCTTCTCCGAAATCATTTGCAATCAAAGCCAACAATTGGTCCGATTCTGCTCACCGTTTCCTCAAACTCTGTGCCGATGCCGGAAATGCTGAAGCTTGTTACACTCTTGGCATG ATTCGGTTTTACTGTTTACAAAACCGAGGTAGTGGCGCTTCTCTAATGGCAAAGGCGGCGATTAGCTCACACGCGCCTGCACTTTATTCACTTGCTGTTATACAATTCAATGGAAGCGGTGGTTCCAAAAGCGATAAAGACCTCCGAGCCGGCGTCGCGTTGTGTGCACGCGCTGCCTTTCTTGGTCACATCGACGCCCTGCGGGAGCTAGGCCACTGCCTGCAAGACGGTTATGGTGTCCGTCAAAACGTAACCGAGGGACGTCGTTTTCTCGTCCAAGCAAACGCGCGTGAACTCGCGGCTGTTTTGTCTAATCCTAATTCTGGACTGCCAACGCGCGCTTGGCTCACGTGGAACCCACACGCACACCCTAACCATCGTCACCCTAGTGAGAATGGACCCAGCGGCTGTCCTTTGTTGAGTGACTTTGGGTGTAATGTTCCAGCTCCTGAGGCTCATCCGGCCAGTCGTTTTATGACGGATTGGTTTGCTATTCGGGGCGGGTCTGCTGGTTCGGGACTCCGTTTGTGTTCTCATACAGGTTGTGGGCGGCCCGAGACAAGAAAACACGAGTTTAGACGGTGTTCTGTTTGTGGAGCCGTTAACTATTGCTCACGCGCTTGTCAGGCACTTGACTGGAAGCTCAGACATAAAGAGGATTGCGCCCCTGTTGAGAGGTGGGTGGATGAGGATGGTGAAGGCGGGGATGACGCCGGTGGTGTTGGTGGAGGGGATGGCGATGATGTCATGGTTGAGAgctaa